The genomic stretch GGTTCTGCAGCGTCTCGACGTAGGCCGTGCCCAGCGCGCGCAGCACCCGTACCGGGCTGACGCGCAGCGCGCAGACCAGCACGCCCAGCACCGCCGCGCCCGCGAAGGACGCGGCGGTGAGCTGGAGCGTCACGATCAGCCCCTGCCACAACTCGGGCAGGTGCTCGAGAAGGACTCCCATCAGGACCCCGGCACGGAGCCGATCTGCGGCGGCGCCGGCGCATCGCCGGTCACGACGGTGCCGATGGAGGTCTTCCAGATCTCCTGCCAGACCCCGGCGTCCTGCATCTTCTTGAGCCAGTCGTTGACGAACTTCTTCATCTGGTCGTCACCGTGCTTGAGGCCGATCCCGTACGGGTCAGTGGTGAACGGCTTCGTCACGATCTCGATCGACGGGTCCTTCTTGGCGTCGGCGATGAGGATCGTCTCGTCCTGCACGTACGCCACACCCCGGTCCTGCTTGAGCGCCTGGATGCACTCGGGGTCGCTGCCGAACGTGATGATCTCGGCCTGCGGCGCCAGCTTCTTGATCGCCGGGATGGCCGGGGTGTTCGCGCCCGCGAGGACCTTCTTGCCGTTCAGGTCCTCCGGCTTGGTGATGCCCGTCGTGCCCTTCTTCACCGCGATCGTCAGACCGGAGGTGTAGTACGGGCCCGCGAACGCGACCTGCTTCGCCCGCT from Nonomuraea polychroma encodes the following:
- a CDS encoding glutamate ABC transporter substrate-binding protein; its protein translation is MKWFVAAAAVSLLALSACGESSSPAVPGATSPQSDILAKAPVATAAEILPGSTMEKIKQRGELLVGGSLDAPLLSQQNPATGEVEGFDAQMGKALAKYILGEPKVKIVNSASETREALLANGTVDVVFQTYTITEERAKQVAFAGPYYTSGLTIAVKKGTTGITKPEDLNGKKVLAGANTPAIPAIKKLAPQAEIITFGSDPECIQALKQDRGVAYVQDETILIADAKKDPSIEIVTKPFTTDPYGIGLKHGDDQMKKFVNDWLKKMQDAGVWQEIWKTSIGTVVTGDAPAPPQIGSVPGS